The following coding sequences are from one Musa acuminata AAA Group cultivar baxijiao chromosome BXJ1-6, Cavendish_Baxijiao_AAA, whole genome shotgun sequence window:
- the LOC135676963 gene encoding isocitrate dehydrogenase [NAD] regulatory subunit 1, mitochondrial-like, whose protein sequence is MARRTPPLLRHLLRGATDGGASRPPLAHAEPRRSVTYMPRPGDGAPRRVTLIPGDGIGPLVTGAVQQVMEAMHAPILFETYEVHGDMTAVPAEVIESIRRNKVCLKGGLRTPLGGGVSSLNMQLRKELDLYASLVHCFNLQGLPTRHEKVDIVVIRENTEGEYSGLEHEVVPGVVESLKVITKFCSERIAKYAFEYAYLNNRKKVTAVHKANIMKLADGLFLESCREVATKYPGIKYNEIIVDNCCMQLVSKPEQFDVMVTPNLYGNLVANTAAGIAGGTGVMPGGNVGQDHAVFEQGASAGNVGNEKIMEQKKANPVALLLSSAMMLRHLRFPSFADRLETAVKRVIAEGKYRTKDLGGSSTTQEVVDAVVAKLD, encoded by the exons ATGGCGAGGCGAACCCCGCCGCTTCTCCGCCACCTCCTCCGTGGTGCCACTGACGGCGGAGCATCGCGGCCGCCGCTAGCCCATGCCGAGCCCCGGCGGTCCGTCACCTACATGCCCCGCCCCGGCGACGGCGCTCCGAGGCGCGTGACCTTGATCCCCGGCGACGGGATCGGGCCTCTCGTTACCGGCGCCGTGCAGCAGGTGATGGAGGCGATGCACGCGCCGATCTTGTTCGAGACGTACGAGGTCCACGGCGACATGACCGCGGTGCCGGCGGAGGTGATCGAGTCGATCCGGAGGAACAAGGTCTGTCTCAAGGGTGGCCTCAGGACGCCGTTGGGCGGAGGGGTTAGCTCCCTCAACATGCAGCTGAGGAAGGAGCTCGATCTCTACGCGTCGCTCGTCCATTGCTTCAACCTCCAGGGGTTGCCGACCAGGCATGAGAAAGTGGATATTGTGGTTATCAGGGAGAATACCGAGGGGGAGTACTCCGGTCTGGAGCACGAGGTCGTTCCTGGTGTCGTAGAGAGTCTCAAG GTGATCACGAAGTTCTGCTCTGAGCGAATTGCTAAGTATGCTTTTGAGTATGCTTACCTTAACAACAGAAAGAAAGTCACAGCAGTGCACAAGGCCAACATTATGAAGCTTGCAGACGGTCTGTTCTTGGAATCATGTCGTGAGGTTGCAACAAAATATCCAGGGATAAAGTATAATGAGATCATTGTTGATAACTGCTGTATGCAACTTGTTTCAAAGCCTGAGCAGTTTGATGTTATG GTCACACCAAATCTTTATGGCAATCTGGTGGCAAACACAGCTGCAGGAATTGCTGGAGGCACTGGTGTCATGCCTGGAG GTAATGTTGGTCAGGATCATGCAGTGTTTGAGCAAGGTGCTTCGGCAGGCAACGTAGGTAATGAGAAAATAATGGAGCAGAAGAAGGCGAATCCGGTCGCGCTGCTTCTATCATCTGCTATGATGCTTCGGCATCTGCGGTTCCCGTCCTTTGCCGATCGACTAGAGACTGCCGTGAAACGTGTTATTGCCGAAGGCAAGTACAGGACTAAAGACCTGGGAGGTAGCAGCACAACTCAAGAAGTTGTCGATGCCGTCGTCGCAAAGCTGGACTAG
- the LOC103989291 gene encoding GDSL esterase/lipase At3g26430 isoform X2: protein MAFPQVLPPIASILITSLLLHLAAASAPCAFPAIFNFGDSNSDTGGLSAAFGQAPPPNGETFFRKPAGRYCDGRVIIDFIANSLGLPRLNAYLDSIGTNFSHGANFATAGSTIRPQNTTLFQSGFSPFSLDVQTWQFSQFKSRSQSFLDQGLFKDQLPKKEYFSRALYTFDIGQNDLTAGYFSNMTSEEVKASIPDILDKFSIAVKSIYWGGGRFFWVHNTGPFGCLAYVLDRLLLRAPEVDRFGCGSPFNEVAQLFNTKLEEAVAQLREDLPLAVFTFVDVYSVKYELISHATKHGFELPLVACCGHGGKYNYNANNGCGSKITVNGTEVVIGKSCKDPSKRIVWDGVHYTEAANRWVFDQIAEGKFSVPPTPLRMACKERAL, encoded by the exons ATGGCTTTTCCTCAGGTGCTACCTCCCATCGCGTCAATCCTCATCACCTCGCTGCTGCTCCACCTCGCAGCGGCATCTGCTCCTTGCGCCTTCCCGGCCATCTTCAACTTCGGCGACTCTAACTCCGACACCGGAGGGCTGTCCGCCGCCTTCGGCCAGGCCCCGCCGCCCAACGGAGAAACGTTCTTCCGGAAGCCGGCGGGGAGGTACTGCGATGGCCGCGTCATCATCGACTTCATCG CAAACAGCTTGGGGCTTCCTCGTCTCAACGCGTATCTCGATTCGATCGGGACCAACTTCTCCCACGGAGCAAACTTTGCGACGGCGGGGTCGACGATAAGGCCACAGAACACGACCTTGTTCCAATCTGGCTTCAGCCCTTTCTCCTTGGACGTGCAGACCTGGCAGTTCTCTCAATTCAAGTCTCGGTCTCAGTCATTTCTCGATCAAGGACTGTTCAAGGATCAACTGCCCAAGAAGGAATACTTCTCTCGAGCTCTGTACACCTTCGACATTGGGCAAAACGATCTCACCGCAGGCTACTTCAGCAACATGACATCGGAAGAGGTCAAGGCATCCATCCCAGATATCCTCGACAAGTTCAGCATAGCTGTAAAG AGTATCTACTGGGGGGGAGGAAGGTTCTTCTGGGTACACAACACGGGACCTTTCGGTTGTCTCGCTTACGTTTTGGACCGCCTCCTCCTTAGGGCACCCGAGGTCGATCGTTTCGGCTGCGGGTCGCCCTTCAACGAGGTCGCGCAGCTCTTCAACACGAAGCTCGAGGAGGCCGTCGCCCAGCTGCGGGAGGATCTCCCGCTTGCCGTCTTCACCTTCGTAGATGTCTACTCCGTCAAGTATGAGCTCATAAGCCACGCGACCAAGCACG GGTTTGAGCTGCCGCTTGTTGCTTGCTGCGGCCATGGCGGCAAGTACAACTACAACGCGAATAATGGCTGCGGGTCGAAGATCACGGTGAACGGTACCGAGGTTGTGATTGGGAAATCATGCAAGGATCCATCGAAGAGGATCGTTTGGGATGGAGTTCACTACACGGAGGCGGCAAACAGATGGGTGTTCGATCAAATAGCAGAAGGGAAGTTCTCAGTTCCACCTACTCCTTTGAGAATGGCGTGCAAAGAGAGGGCTCTTTGA
- the LOC103989291 gene encoding GDSL esterase/lipase At3g26430 isoform X1, which translates to MAFPQVLPPIASILITSLLLHLAAASAPCAFPAIFNFGDSNSDTGGLSAAFGQAPPPNGETFFRKPAGRYCDGRVIIDFIANSLGLPRLNAYLDSIGTNFSHGANFATAGSTIRPQNTTLFQSGFSPFSLDVQTWQFSQFKSRSQSFLDQGLFKDQLPKKEYFSRALYTFDIGQNDLTAGYFSNMTSEEVKASIPDILDKFSIAVKVSIYWGGGRFFWVHNTGPFGCLAYVLDRLLLRAPEVDRFGCGSPFNEVAQLFNTKLEEAVAQLREDLPLAVFTFVDVYSVKYELISHATKHGFELPLVACCGHGGKYNYNANNGCGSKITVNGTEVVIGKSCKDPSKRIVWDGVHYTEAANRWVFDQIAEGKFSVPPTPLRMACKERAL; encoded by the exons ATGGCTTTTCCTCAGGTGCTACCTCCCATCGCGTCAATCCTCATCACCTCGCTGCTGCTCCACCTCGCAGCGGCATCTGCTCCTTGCGCCTTCCCGGCCATCTTCAACTTCGGCGACTCTAACTCCGACACCGGAGGGCTGTCCGCCGCCTTCGGCCAGGCCCCGCCGCCCAACGGAGAAACGTTCTTCCGGAAGCCGGCGGGGAGGTACTGCGATGGCCGCGTCATCATCGACTTCATCG CAAACAGCTTGGGGCTTCCTCGTCTCAACGCGTATCTCGATTCGATCGGGACCAACTTCTCCCACGGAGCAAACTTTGCGACGGCGGGGTCGACGATAAGGCCACAGAACACGACCTTGTTCCAATCTGGCTTCAGCCCTTTCTCCTTGGACGTGCAGACCTGGCAGTTCTCTCAATTCAAGTCTCGGTCTCAGTCATTTCTCGATCAAGGACTGTTCAAGGATCAACTGCCCAAGAAGGAATACTTCTCTCGAGCTCTGTACACCTTCGACATTGGGCAAAACGATCTCACCGCAGGCTACTTCAGCAACATGACATCGGAAGAGGTCAAGGCATCCATCCCAGATATCCTCGACAAGTTCAGCATAGCTGTAAAGGTA AGTATCTACTGGGGGGGAGGAAGGTTCTTCTGGGTACACAACACGGGACCTTTCGGTTGTCTCGCTTACGTTTTGGACCGCCTCCTCCTTAGGGCACCCGAGGTCGATCGTTTCGGCTGCGGGTCGCCCTTCAACGAGGTCGCGCAGCTCTTCAACACGAAGCTCGAGGAGGCCGTCGCCCAGCTGCGGGAGGATCTCCCGCTTGCCGTCTTCACCTTCGTAGATGTCTACTCCGTCAAGTATGAGCTCATAAGCCACGCGACCAAGCACG GGTTTGAGCTGCCGCTTGTTGCTTGCTGCGGCCATGGCGGCAAGTACAACTACAACGCGAATAATGGCTGCGGGTCGAAGATCACGGTGAACGGTACCGAGGTTGTGATTGGGAAATCATGCAAGGATCCATCGAAGAGGATCGTTTGGGATGGAGTTCACTACACGGAGGCGGCAAACAGATGGGTGTTCGATCAAATAGCAGAAGGGAAGTTCTCAGTTCCACCTACTCCTTTGAGAATGGCGTGCAAAGAGAGGGCTCTTTGA
- the LOC135585521 gene encoding uncharacterized protein LOC135585521 isoform X1, which yields MGASALLLLLCILFFCRESYGVRGSSSELTSSPPRGWNSYDSFSWVVDEQAFLDNAAILAKNLHRYGYEYVVVDFLWYRKNVDGASEDSYDYDCIDPWGRPFPDPGRWPSSKGGQGFTEVARKVHEMGLMFGIHVMRGISKQAVDASTPVLDVRSNSVYREGNRTWTAKDIGMTQRACAWMQHGFMSVDTDIGAGRAFLRSLYQQYAKWGVDFVKLDCVFGDDLDSKEIITVSELLRELDQPVLFSISPGTNVTPSMAGSISAYVDMYRITADDWDKWTDVASHFDISRDFSSANLIGAKGLHGRSWPDLDMLPLGWLTDPGVRQGPHRKSNLTVDEQRTQEHKPQAVTLWSMAKSPLMFGGDLRNIDEITLSLITNPTLLEINSFSTNNKEFPFVFATEDLKSRNHALNKRSMRQELVDGPDNKVLGLTSCETERAKGWFEMDSIQICRKGDSKNQNPSYCLYKIMPHLIPDQGIKYKQEYVGMFQLLAMQNQSACLEASVENTLQQRKRRITLSGCKWHDSQMWRLNDSGTLVNSYSALCATMVSEAVNSTEGIRSWIGTGRKGEIYLSFFNLNSQTTVISAKISDIGKVLSGEFLGNATCKCTEVWSGHKFGQVNQISMAVTRHGCALFVLDCTDQFQFSKV from the exons ATGGGGGCATCTGCTTTGCTTCTGCTCCTCTGTATCCTCTTCTTCTGCAG AGAATCGTATGGAGTTCGCGGGTCATCATCGGAGCTCACGAGCTCGCCACCGAGAGGGTGGAATTCCTATGACTCCTTTTCGTGGGTCGTCGACGAACAAGCGTTCCTAGATAATGCTGCTATTCTGGCTAAGAATCTGCATCGATACGGATACGAG TATGTTGTGGTGGACTTCCTGTGGTATCGGAAGAACGTGGATGGAGCCTCGGAAGATTCCTATGACTACGACTGCATCGATCCATGGGGCCGGCCGTTCCCCGACCCTGGTCGGTGGCCGTCATCTAAAGGTGGGCAGGGGTTCACAGAGGTCGCCCGAAAGGTTCATGAAATGGGGTTGATGTTTGGGATTCATGTGATGAGAGGAATAAGCAAGCAGGCAGTTGATGCAAGCACACCCGTCTTGGATGTTCGATCG aacTCTGTGTATCGTGAGGGTAATCGAACATGGACCGCGAAAGATATAGGAATGACACAGAGGGCTTGTGCTTGGATGCAACATGGATTTATGAGTGTTGATACCGATATTGGAGCCGGAAGAGCTTTCTTGAGATCTTTGTATCAACAGTATGCCAAATGGGGTGTCGATTTTG TGAAACTCGACTGTGTTTTTGGAGATGATTTAGACTCAAAAGAGATTATCACAGTGTCCGAG CTTCTACGAGAGCTCGACCAACCAGTGCTGTTCTCAATCTCTCCTGGTACGAATGTGACTCCCTCGATGGCTGGCAGCATCAGTGCTTATGTGGATATGTACAGAATAACAGCAGATGATTGGGATAAATGGACAGATGTTGCATCTCATTTCGATATATCGAG GGATTTTTCTTCTGCCAATTTGATTGGTGCCAAGGGATTACATGGAAGGTCCTGGCCTGACTTGGATATGCTACCGcttgggtggcttactgatcccG GTGTACGCCAAGGTCCTCACAGGAAATCAAATCTTACTGTTGATGAACAAAGAACCCAGGAACATAAACCACAAGCT GTCACTCTCTGGTCTATGGCTAAATCCCCTCTCATGTTTGGAGGAGATTTAAGAAACATTGATGAGATTACATTAAGTCTCATCACTAATCCTACTCTTCTTGAGATAAACTCTTTCAGTACAAACAATAAGGAG TTTCCCTTTGTCTTTGCCACGGAAGATCTCAAAAGTAGAAATCATGCTCTTAACAAGAGATCAATGAGACAAGAACTTGTCGATGGACCTGATAACAAGGTATTAGGTCTTACTAGCTGTGAGACTGAAAGAGCAAAAGGGTGGTTTGAGATGGATAGTATTCAGATATGTCGGAAAGGTGACAGTAAAAATCAGAACCCATCTTACTGCCTGTACAAAATAATGCCTCATCTGATACC GGATCAAGGGATTAAATATAAACAGGAATATGTAGGAATGTTTCAGCTACTGGCAATGCAAAACCAAAGTGCCTGCCTGGAGGCATCTGTAGAGAACACATTGCAACAGAGAAAAAGAAGAATCACTTTATCTGGTTGCAAGTGGCATGATTCACAG ATGTGGAGGTTAAATGATAGTGGAACTCTTGTAAACAGCTACTCTGCTTTGTGTGCAACAATGGTTTCTGAAGCAG TTAATTCTACAGAAGGAATTCGCTCATGGATTGGAACTGGAAGAAAAG GAGAGATTTACCTCTCTTTCTTCAACCTCAATTCTCAAACAACAGTAATTTCTGCAAAGATTTCCGACATCGGCAAGGTTCTCAGTGGCGAGTTCCTAGGCAATGCTACATGTAAGTGCACTGAAGTGTGGAGTGGTCATAAGTTTGGCCAAGTAAATCAGATATCGATGGCAGTCACGCGACATGGATGCGCCCTGTTTGTCCTAGACTGCACAGATCAATTCCAGTTCTCCAAAGTGTAG
- the LOC135585521 gene encoding uncharacterized protein LOC135585521 isoform X2 — MGASALLLLLCILFFCRESYGVRGSSSELTSSPPRGWNSYDSFSWVVDEQAFLDNAAILAKNLHRYGYEYVVVDFLWYRKNVDGASEDSYDYDCIDPWGRPFPDPGRWPSSKGGQGFTEVARKVHEMGLMFGIHVMRGISKQAVDASTPVLDVRSNSVYREGNRTWTAKDIGMTQRACAWMQHGFMSVDTDIGAGRAFLRSLYQQYAKWGVDFVKLDCVFGDDLDSKEIITVSELLRELDQPVLFSISPGTNVTPSMAGSISAYVDMYRITADDWDKWTDVASHFDISRDFSSANLIGAKGLHGRSWPDLDMLPLGWLTDPGVRQGPHRKSNLTVDEQRTQVTLWSMAKSPLMFGGDLRNIDEITLSLITNPTLLEINSFSTNNKEFPFVFATEDLKSRNHALNKRSMRQELVDGPDNKVLGLTSCETERAKGWFEMDSIQICRKGDSKNQNPSYCLYKIMPHLIPDQGIKYKQEYVGMFQLLAMQNQSACLEASVENTLQQRKRRITLSGCKWHDSQMWRLNDSGTLVNSYSALCATMVSEAVNSTEGIRSWIGTGRKGEIYLSFFNLNSQTTVISAKISDIGKVLSGEFLGNATCKCTEVWSGHKFGQVNQISMAVTRHGCALFVLDCTDQFQFSKV; from the exons ATGGGGGCATCTGCTTTGCTTCTGCTCCTCTGTATCCTCTTCTTCTGCAG AGAATCGTATGGAGTTCGCGGGTCATCATCGGAGCTCACGAGCTCGCCACCGAGAGGGTGGAATTCCTATGACTCCTTTTCGTGGGTCGTCGACGAACAAGCGTTCCTAGATAATGCTGCTATTCTGGCTAAGAATCTGCATCGATACGGATACGAG TATGTTGTGGTGGACTTCCTGTGGTATCGGAAGAACGTGGATGGAGCCTCGGAAGATTCCTATGACTACGACTGCATCGATCCATGGGGCCGGCCGTTCCCCGACCCTGGTCGGTGGCCGTCATCTAAAGGTGGGCAGGGGTTCACAGAGGTCGCCCGAAAGGTTCATGAAATGGGGTTGATGTTTGGGATTCATGTGATGAGAGGAATAAGCAAGCAGGCAGTTGATGCAAGCACACCCGTCTTGGATGTTCGATCG aacTCTGTGTATCGTGAGGGTAATCGAACATGGACCGCGAAAGATATAGGAATGACACAGAGGGCTTGTGCTTGGATGCAACATGGATTTATGAGTGTTGATACCGATATTGGAGCCGGAAGAGCTTTCTTGAGATCTTTGTATCAACAGTATGCCAAATGGGGTGTCGATTTTG TGAAACTCGACTGTGTTTTTGGAGATGATTTAGACTCAAAAGAGATTATCACAGTGTCCGAG CTTCTACGAGAGCTCGACCAACCAGTGCTGTTCTCAATCTCTCCTGGTACGAATGTGACTCCCTCGATGGCTGGCAGCATCAGTGCTTATGTGGATATGTACAGAATAACAGCAGATGATTGGGATAAATGGACAGATGTTGCATCTCATTTCGATATATCGAG GGATTTTTCTTCTGCCAATTTGATTGGTGCCAAGGGATTACATGGAAGGTCCTGGCCTGACTTGGATATGCTACCGcttgggtggcttactgatcccG GTGTACGCCAAGGTCCTCACAGGAAATCAAATCTTACTGTTGATGAACAAAGAACCCAGG TCACTCTCTGGTCTATGGCTAAATCCCCTCTCATGTTTGGAGGAGATTTAAGAAACATTGATGAGATTACATTAAGTCTCATCACTAATCCTACTCTTCTTGAGATAAACTCTTTCAGTACAAACAATAAGGAG TTTCCCTTTGTCTTTGCCACGGAAGATCTCAAAAGTAGAAATCATGCTCTTAACAAGAGATCAATGAGACAAGAACTTGTCGATGGACCTGATAACAAGGTATTAGGTCTTACTAGCTGTGAGACTGAAAGAGCAAAAGGGTGGTTTGAGATGGATAGTATTCAGATATGTCGGAAAGGTGACAGTAAAAATCAGAACCCATCTTACTGCCTGTACAAAATAATGCCTCATCTGATACC GGATCAAGGGATTAAATATAAACAGGAATATGTAGGAATGTTTCAGCTACTGGCAATGCAAAACCAAAGTGCCTGCCTGGAGGCATCTGTAGAGAACACATTGCAACAGAGAAAAAGAAGAATCACTTTATCTGGTTGCAAGTGGCATGATTCACAG ATGTGGAGGTTAAATGATAGTGGAACTCTTGTAAACAGCTACTCTGCTTTGTGTGCAACAATGGTTTCTGAAGCAG TTAATTCTACAGAAGGAATTCGCTCATGGATTGGAACTGGAAGAAAAG GAGAGATTTACCTCTCTTTCTTCAACCTCAATTCTCAAACAACAGTAATTTCTGCAAAGATTTCCGACATCGGCAAGGTTCTCAGTGGCGAGTTCCTAGGCAATGCTACATGTAAGTGCACTGAAGTGTGGAGTGGTCATAAGTTTGGCCAAGTAAATCAGATATCGATGGCAGTCACGCGACATGGATGCGCCCTGTTTGTCCTAGACTGCACAGATCAATTCCAGTTCTCCAAAGTGTAG